The proteins below are encoded in one region of Segatella copri:
- a CDS encoding SPOR domain-containing protein — MSNDCVIVPGFGGFMAHHVDARYDGRDSMFLPPLRTIGFNPQLQMNDSLLALSYVEAYDISYPEALNRIADEVTEMRQTLENSGKFELNDIGTIILNEDGNYTFEPCEAGILTPELYGLGGLNMLPLAQISAEEVQKAEDSAASIIEMPAKTVENNRTESEVKNQDSNQKMESGLSVNNSVFVNEEEEESNAEFISIKKSWLRNIAAACIALIAFFTYSSPLGTPTVQKSQIDTGMLNRIMPKEINKVAQPQELVLSTESQAEESIPAKSVNMAQDNELQTASSYYSIVLASRVTKRNAACYAELLQNKGFKEARVLITDNNVKVIYGTYSTEGEAYTALNRLHNYDAFTDGWITKVKE, encoded by the coding sequence TTGAGCAACGATTGCGTGATTGTCCCAGGATTTGGTGGCTTCATGGCTCATCATGTAGATGCGCGTTACGATGGCAGAGACAGCATGTTTTTGCCACCGCTGAGAACTATTGGCTTTAACCCACAGCTCCAGATGAACGATTCTCTCCTTGCACTTTCGTATGTTGAAGCATACGACATCAGCTATCCGGAAGCTTTGAACCGCATTGCTGATGAGGTGACAGAGATGCGTCAGACTCTGGAGAATTCAGGAAAATTTGAACTGAATGATATTGGCACCATCATATTGAACGAAGACGGAAATTATACCTTCGAACCATGCGAGGCGGGCATTCTTACCCCTGAGTTGTATGGTTTGGGCGGCTTAAACATGCTCCCACTCGCGCAGATTTCTGCAGAAGAGGTTCAGAAGGCTGAAGATTCTGCTGCTTCAATCATTGAAATGCCAGCAAAGACAGTAGAAAACAATCGTACAGAAAGCGAAGTCAAGAATCAGGATAGTAACCAGAAGATGGAGAGTGGACTCTCTGTCAACAATTCTGTGTTCGTTAACGAAGAAGAAGAAGAATCAAATGCCGAATTCATCAGCATCAAGAAGAGTTGGTTGCGCAATATTGCAGCAGCCTGCATCGCTCTCATTGCATTCTTCACCTACTCTTCTCCATTGGGAACCCCAACCGTTCAGAAGAGCCAAATCGACACAGGCATGCTGAACCGCATCATGCCTAAGGAGATCAATAAAGTTGCGCAACCTCAAGAACTGGTACTTAGTACAGAATCACAGGCAGAAGAGAGCATTCCTGCCAAGTCTGTCAACATGGCTCAGGACAACGAATTGCAAACAGCTTCTTCTTACTACAGCATCGTTTTGGCAAGTCGTGTTACCAAGCGCAATGCAGCCTGCTATGCTGAACTCCTCCAGAACAAAGGATTCAAGGAAGCTAGGGTGTTGATTACGGATAATAATGTGAAAGTTATATACGGAACATACTCTACCGAGGGCGAAGCTTATACTGCTCTCAACCGTTTACACAACTATGATGCTTTTACTGACGGCTGGATTACGAAAGTGAAAGAATAG
- a CDS encoding DUF4738 domain-containing protein, with protein MKKIVNLWLLSCILTLVACGHKAEKQQEVKEDTAAKKMLQGIWLNDDDEDDVAFRVKGDTIYYPDSTSQPVYFYIAGDTLVMKGANIAKYPIVKQAEHIFQFKVQNGDVVKLVKTEDKSYLQQFIHNHASVALNQNTLIKRDTVVVRGDEKYHLYVQVNPTSYKVYKSSYNDDGVEVDNVYYDNIVNLHVYHGANCLFSRDFHKKDFDKQVPASFLDQSILSDIVFNKIDESGIHYLAVLAMPDSSLSYQVEVIISFEGKMRMRVKS; from the coding sequence ATGAAAAAGATAGTTAATTTATGGCTGCTCAGTTGTATCTTGACTCTTGTTGCTTGTGGGCATAAGGCCGAAAAGCAACAGGAAGTGAAGGAAGATACTGCGGCTAAGAAGATGTTGCAAGGCATTTGGCTGAACGATGACGATGAGGATGATGTGGCGTTCCGCGTAAAAGGCGATACGATTTATTATCCTGATTCAACCAGTCAGCCTGTCTACTTCTACATTGCTGGCGATACGCTTGTAATGAAGGGTGCTAATATTGCAAAATATCCGATTGTAAAACAGGCTGAGCATATTTTCCAGTTTAAGGTGCAGAATGGGGATGTGGTTAAGCTGGTGAAGACGGAAGATAAGTCTTATTTGCAGCAGTTCATCCACAACCATGCTTCCGTGGCGCTGAATCAGAATACGCTGATTAAACGTGATACGGTGGTTGTAAGGGGCGATGAGAAATATCATCTCTACGTACAGGTTAACCCAACAAGTTATAAGGTCTACAAGAGTTCTTATAATGATGATGGTGTTGAGGTAGACAATGTTTATTATGATAATATTGTGAACTTGCATGTTTATCATGGTGCCAACTGTCTGTTCTCTCGTGATTTTCATAAGAAGGATTTCGATAAGCAGGTTCCTGCTTCTTTCTTGGACCAGTCTATATTGAGCGACATCGTATTCAATAAGATAGATGAATCTGGCATTCATTATCTTGCTGTTCTGGCAATGCCTGACAGCAGTTTGAGTTATCAGGTTGAGGTTATCATTTCCTTTGAAGGAAAAATGAGAATGCGGGTTAAGAGCTAA
- the rfbC gene encoding dTDP-4-dehydrorhamnose 3,5-epimerase produces the protein MKYTETEIEGVWLIEPRVFDDARGYFFEAWKQADFDAHVGGHVEFVQDNESMSARGVLRGLHYQKGEFSQAKLVRVIKGRVLDVAVDLRKGSKTFGKYVMVELSGENKRQFFIPRGFAHGFLVLSDEAIFTYKVDNVYAPDYEASIHWDDPTIGIKWPIEGVEVLTSEKDRTKAKSFEEADYFE, from the coding sequence ATGAAATATACAGAGACAGAAATTGAAGGAGTCTGGCTGATAGAACCTCGGGTATTTGATGATGCTCGCGGCTATTTCTTTGAAGCATGGAAGCAGGCTGACTTTGATGCTCACGTTGGAGGGCATGTGGAGTTTGTGCAAGACAATGAATCGATGTCGGCTCGTGGTGTGCTCAGAGGTTTGCATTATCAGAAAGGTGAATTCTCGCAGGCTAAGTTGGTGCGTGTCATCAAAGGCCGCGTGCTGGATGTAGCTGTTGACTTGAGAAAGGGCAGTAAGACTTTCGGTAAATATGTAATGGTTGAACTGAGTGGAGAGAACAAACGTCAGTTTTTCATTCCTCGCGGTTTTGCCCATGGTTTTCTGGTACTGAGTGACGAAGCCATCTTTACTTATAAAGTAGATAATGTTTATGCTCCTGATTACGAAGCCAGTATTCATTGGGATGATCCTACTATCGGAATAAAATGGCCTATTGAAGGAGTTGAGGTGCTTACGTCAGAAAAAGACAGAACCAAGGCAAAGTCTTTCGAAGAGGCTGATTATTTCGAGTAG
- a CDS encoding putative transporter, whose product MDWIVNLFTNTESVAHIALLYAIVIAIGVYLGKIKIGGISLGVTFVLFAGILAGHVGFTGPKEILTFVQDFGLILFVFMIGLQVGPGFFESFKKGGVTLNMLSASAILLNILVMFGCYYLFFDTSNPNNLPMMVGTLYGAVTNTPGLGAANEALLSVFPNGAPSIANGYACAYPLGVVGIIGATILIKYICKINTADEEEQLNEEDAANPHAKAHNMHLRVENAYITGRTLREVSEFLNRDIVCSRLLHNGEVSIPNSKTKFEVGDELLVVCAEADAEAIKAFIGPEVEAEWDREKDEVQHFVSRRIIVTRPEMNGKTLGKMHFSSVYGVNVTRISRQGMDIFAGRNHHFHVGDKILVVGPEENVNRVAEIMGNSVKRLDAPNIATIFVGIMVGIIFGSLPFAIPGMPVPLKLGIAGGPLIIAILIGRFGYRMKLVTYTTTSANMMLREIGLVLFLASVGIKAGAGFWDTVVQGDGLKYVGCGFLITVIPILIIGTIARLKFKFNYFTIMGMLAGTYTDPPALAYANASCSKEAPAVGYSTVYPLSMFLRIFTAQIVVLFFCGA is encoded by the coding sequence ATGGATTGGATTGTTAATCTCTTCACCAATACCGAGTCGGTGGCTCACATCGCCCTACTCTACGCTATCGTGATAGCTATTGGTGTTTACCTCGGAAAGATAAAGATTGGCGGCATTTCGTTAGGTGTCACCTTCGTTCTCTTCGCAGGTATTTTGGCTGGCCACGTTGGCTTCACCGGTCCAAAGGAAATTCTCACTTTCGTGCAAGACTTCGGCTTGATCCTCTTCGTCTTCATGATTGGTCTCCAGGTAGGACCTGGCTTCTTCGAGAGTTTCAAGAAAGGTGGTGTTACGCTCAACATGCTTTCGGCTAGCGCTATTTTACTCAACATCCTCGTGATGTTTGGTTGCTATTATCTCTTCTTTGACACGAGCAACCCTAACAACTTGCCTATGATGGTAGGTACTCTCTATGGTGCGGTTACCAATACTCCGGGTCTTGGTGCTGCCAACGAGGCTTTGCTCAGCGTCTTCCCTAATGGTGCTCCAAGTATTGCCAACGGTTATGCTTGTGCTTATCCTCTTGGTGTGGTAGGCATTATCGGTGCTACTATCCTTATCAAGTACATCTGTAAGATTAATACTGCTGATGAGGAAGAACAGCTTAACGAAGAAGATGCTGCAAACCCACACGCAAAGGCCCACAACATGCACTTACGCGTGGAAAATGCTTATATTACAGGCAGAACGCTGAGAGAAGTTTCTGAGTTCTTGAACCGTGACATTGTATGTTCACGACTGCTCCACAATGGCGAGGTGAGCATTCCTAACAGCAAGACTAAGTTTGAGGTTGGAGACGAATTGCTCGTTGTATGTGCAGAGGCTGATGCTGAAGCCATCAAGGCTTTTATCGGACCAGAGGTTGAAGCTGAATGGGACCGCGAGAAGGATGAAGTACAGCACTTTGTTTCTCGCCGTATCATCGTTACCCGTCCGGAAATGAACGGTAAGACCTTGGGTAAGATGCACTTCTCCAGCGTATACGGCGTTAACGTAACCCGTATTTCCCGTCAGGGAATGGACATTTTTGCAGGCAGAAACCACCACTTCCACGTAGGTGATAAGATTCTGGTTGTAGGTCCTGAAGAGAATGTGAACCGTGTGGCTGAAATCATGGGTAACTCTGTTAAGCGCCTCGATGCGCCTAACATAGCCACTATCTTCGTAGGCATTATGGTAGGTATTATCTTCGGTTCTCTCCCATTTGCCATTCCGGGAATGCCGGTGCCTTTGAAGTTGGGTATTGCCGGAGGTCCGCTTATCATCGCCATCCTCATCGGCCGTTTCGGCTATCGCATGAAGCTGGTAACTTATACGACGACTTCGGCTAATATGATGCTGCGAGAAATAGGACTTGTACTCTTCCTGGCGAGTGTGGGAATCAAGGCTGGAGCCGGATTCTGGGACACAGTAGTACAGGGTGACGGTTTGAAATATGTGGGATGCGGTTTCCTCATCACCGTTATTCCTATCCTCATCATCGGTACGATTGCCCGCCTGAAGTTTAAGTTCAACTACTTCACCATCATGGGTATGCTCGCCGGTACTTACACAGACCCTCCTGCATTGGCTTATGCAAATGCTTCTTGCTCAAAGGAGGCTCCAGCTGTAGGATACTCTACGGTTTATCCATTGAGCATGTTCCTCCGTATCTTTACAGCCCAGATAGTGGTGCTGTTCTTCTGCGGAGCGTAA
- a CDS encoding OadG family protein, with amino-acid sequence MKKLGFLITMLVITSLPAWSQGAKSIRITEVMTDNRTNLVDEYGQHKPWVELSNSSFTTYNVRGMFLTTDRRVLDKKMSPEARRQLMCPLPNNEPRTTLGGKKSIVIFDSSSWYQDGRNGQHWKAKNSSNSGPFHLNLILQEKMPNWIALYDGNAVDLIDSVNVPVLAADESFELSKDFKTWEKAIAGSVTPGYLPQNTGLSKAQQLKKSDPYGIGIAVLSMGIVFACLALLFIVFWVFGAYMKHKQRIARATEKHATLLYKTGKKTIEVTQDLSHKTNVILKDGLETKGIDKEIYMAVISLALQEYLEDVHDVESGIITIKPKQTRWNAPKFNNNNNNVKI; translated from the coding sequence ATGAAGAAATTGGGATTTCTGATAACCATGCTAGTCATCACGTCCTTGCCCGCTTGGAGTCAAGGAGCCAAAAGTATCCGTATTACGGAGGTGATGACCGACAACCGTACCAATCTTGTAGATGAGTACGGGCAGCACAAACCATGGGTGGAATTGAGCAATTCCTCCTTTACCACGTATAATGTGCGTGGTATGTTCCTAACCACCGACCGAAGGGTTCTCGACAAGAAAATGTCGCCTGAAGCTCGCCGACAGCTGATGTGTCCATTGCCTAACAATGAACCACGAACCACACTGGGAGGCAAGAAGAGCATCGTTATCTTCGACAGCAGTTCCTGGTACCAGGATGGCAGGAACGGACAACATTGGAAGGCAAAGAATTCTTCCAACTCGGGACCTTTTCATCTCAATCTTATTCTACAGGAAAAGATGCCCAACTGGATAGCACTCTATGACGGAAATGCCGTTGACCTGATAGACTCCGTAAACGTGCCAGTGTTGGCTGCCGATGAGAGTTTTGAACTGAGTAAGGACTTCAAGACATGGGAGAAAGCCATTGCCGGATCAGTAACTCCAGGCTATCTGCCTCAAAACACAGGTTTGAGTAAAGCCCAGCAATTGAAGAAAAGCGACCCATACGGAATAGGAATCGCCGTACTTTCAATGGGAATCGTATTTGCCTGCCTTGCTCTCCTCTTCATCGTGTTCTGGGTTTTCGGAGCCTACATGAAACATAAACAGCGCATCGCCCGTGCTACTGAGAAGCACGCCACCTTATTATATAAGACTGGAAAGAAGACCATCGAGGTTACTCAAGACCTCAGTCATAAGACCAACGTGATTCTGAAAGATGGTTTAGAAACCAAGGGTATTGATAAGGAGATTTACATGGCAGTCATCTCCCTTGCACTACAGGAATATCTGGAAGATGTTCACGATGTAGAATCCGGCATTATCACCATCAAGCCAAAACAGACCAGATGGAATGCTCCGAAATTCAACAACAACAATAACAACGTTAAAATATAG
- a CDS encoding phosphoglycerate kinase, with protein sequence MKIEDFNFAGHKAIVRVDFNVPLDENGNVTDDTRIRGALPTLKKVLADGGALIMMSHMGKPKGKVKPELSLSQIVKNVSDALGVDVKFAKDCGNADAEAAALKPGEALLLENLRFYPEEEGKPVGVEKGTPEFDAAKAEMKERQKKFAAKLASYADVYVMDAFGTAHRKHASTAVIADSFDKDHKMLGFLMEKEVKAVDAVLGNIKRPFTAIMGGSKVSTKIGIIENLLTKVDNLILCGGMTYTFSKALGGKIGMSICEDDKLDVALDVIKKAKENGVNLVLGTDSICGDDFKNDCNTQVCPSNNIPDGWEGMDAGPETRKAFAAAIKGAKTILWNGPAGVFEFDNFAGGSKAIADAIAEATKEGAFSLIGGGDSVACINKFGLADQVSYISTGGGALLEAIEGKVLPGVAAIEK encoded by the coding sequence ATGAAAATTGAAGATTTTAACTTTGCCGGTCACAAGGCAATCGTGCGCGTTGACTTCAACGTGCCATTGGATGAAAATGGTAATGTAACAGACGACACTCGTATCCGCGGTGCCCTTCCTACATTAAAGAAGGTACTTGCAGACGGCGGTGCGCTCATCATGATGAGCCACATGGGTAAGCCAAAGGGCAAGGTTAAACCAGAGCTTTCTCTCTCTCAGATTGTTAAGAACGTATCAGACGCTCTCGGCGTAGACGTTAAGTTCGCTAAGGACTGCGGTAACGCTGATGCTGAGGCAGCTGCCTTGAAGCCAGGTGAGGCTCTCTTGCTCGAGAACCTCCGCTTCTATCCAGAAGAGGAAGGCAAGCCAGTTGGCGTTGAGAAGGGTACTCCAGAATTCGATGCTGCTAAGGCTGAGATGAAGGAGCGTCAGAAGAAGTTCGCTGCTAAGTTGGCTTCTTACGCTGACGTATACGTAATGGACGCATTCGGTACAGCTCACCGCAAGCACGCTTCTACAGCTGTCATCGCTGATTCTTTCGACAAGGATCACAAGATGCTCGGCTTCTTGATGGAGAAGGAAGTTAAGGCTGTTGACGCAGTTCTCGGCAACATCAAGCGCCCATTCACAGCTATCATGGGTGGTTCTAAGGTTTCTACTAAGATCGGTATCATCGAGAACCTGTTGACTAAGGTTGACAACCTGATTCTCTGCGGTGGTATGACTTATACATTCTCTAAGGCTCTCGGCGGCAAGATCGGTATGTCTATCTGCGAGGATGACAAGCTTGACGTTGCTCTCGACGTAATCAAGAAGGCTAAGGAGAACGGTGTAAACCTCGTACTCGGCACAGACTCTATCTGCGGTGATGACTTCAAGAACGACTGCAATACTCAGGTTTGCCCATCTAACAACATCCCTGACGGTTGGGAGGGTATGGACGCAGGTCCTGAGACTCGCAAGGCTTTCGCAGCTGCCATCAAGGGTGCCAAGACTATCCTCTGGAACGGTCCTGCAGGTGTATTCGAGTTCGACAACTTCGCTGGTGGTTCTAAGGCTATTGCTGACGCAATCGCTGAGGCTACTAAGGAAGGTGCATTCTCACTCATCGGTGGTGGTGACTCTGTAGCTTGTATCAACAAGTTCGGTTTGGCTGATCAGGTATCTTACATCTCTACAGGTGGTGGTGCTCTCCTCGAAGCTATCGAGGGTAAGGTATTGCCAGGTGTAGCAGCTATCGAGAAGTAA
- a CDS encoding sodium ion-translocating decarboxylase subunit beta, producing the protein MDFIIQNFNEFLTFTGFANASAGNLIMILVGALFIWLAIKKDFEPLLLVPIGLGIILGNIPFRADAGLEIGLYEDNSVLNIFYQGVKQGWYPPLVFLGIGAMTDFSALISNPKLILIGAAAQFGIFGAYMIALALGFEPNQAAGIAIIGGADGPTAIFLSSKLSPNLMGAIAVCAYSYMALVPVIQPPLMRLLTTKKERVIKMKPARQVSQTEKILFPIIGLLLTTFIVPSGLPLLGMLFFGNLLKESGKTTRLAKTASSSLNDIVVILLGLTVGCSTQASEFLTLNTIKIFALGALAFIIASASGILFVKLMNLFLPKGKKLNPLIGNAGVSAVPMSARISNNLGLEYDRHNFLLMHAMGPNVAGVIGSAVAAGALLGFFN; encoded by the coding sequence ATGGATTTCATCATACAAAACTTCAATGAGTTTCTTACCTTTACGGGCTTTGCCAACGCCTCGGCAGGAAACCTCATCATGATTCTGGTGGGAGCACTCTTTATCTGGCTCGCCATCAAGAAAGATTTTGAGCCGCTGCTCCTGGTTCCTATCGGATTGGGAATCATTCTTGGCAACATTCCATTCCGTGCCGATGCAGGACTCGAAATAGGTTTATACGAAGACAACTCCGTTCTGAACATCTTCTACCAGGGAGTGAAACAGGGCTGGTACCCGCCACTCGTATTCCTGGGCATTGGAGCCATGACCGACTTCTCTGCGCTCATTTCCAACCCGAAGCTCATCCTGATTGGAGCCGCTGCCCAATTTGGAATCTTCGGCGCCTACATGATTGCACTGGCTCTGGGATTCGAACCTAACCAGGCAGCTGGCATTGCCATTATCGGAGGAGCAGACGGACCAACCGCCATCTTCCTGAGCAGCAAACTGAGTCCGAACCTCATGGGAGCCATTGCGGTTTGCGCCTACTCTTACATGGCACTAGTGCCTGTAATCCAGCCACCTTTGATGCGACTGCTTACAACCAAGAAAGAGCGCGTCATCAAGATGAAACCGGCACGTCAGGTTTCACAGACCGAGAAGATTCTCTTCCCTATCATCGGTCTGCTTCTCACCACCTTCATTGTTCCGTCCGGTTTGCCATTATTAGGAATGCTGTTCTTCGGAAATCTTCTGAAAGAGAGTGGAAAGACAACCCGACTCGCCAAGACAGCAAGCAGCAGCTTGAATGATATTGTCGTTATCCTCCTCGGCCTGACCGTAGGCTGTTCTACCCAGGCTTCAGAGTTTCTGACATTGAATACCATCAAGATCTTTGCTCTCGGTGCTCTTGCATTCATCATCGCATCTGCAAGCGGAATCTTATTCGTAAAGCTGATGAATCTCTTCTTGCCAAAAGGCAAGAAACTGAACCCACTTATCGGAAACGCCGGAGTGAGTGCCGTACCAATGAGTGCACGCATCTCCAACAACCTAGGTCTGGAATACGACCGCCACAACTTCCTTCTCATGCACGCCATGGGACCAAACGTTGCGGGAGTCATCGGTTCTGCCGTTGCAGCCGGAGCTTTGCTGGGATTCTTCAATTAA
- the hisH gene encoding imidazole glycerol phosphate synthase subunit HisH — MDVAIVKYNAGNIYSVVNAMKRLGIEPVLTDDAEMLQKADRVLFPGQGQAREAMEYLKAHQLDQVIKNLKQPVLGICVGQQLLCRHSEEGDVDCIGIFDVDVKRFQPQKHEDKVPAMGWNEIYDLKTDLYKGFGNRMDYDSDKSTADALLHPYSYFVHSYYVPLCEETIAKAEYILPYSASLHKDNFYTCQFHPEKSGKVGEQILKNFLEIK, encoded by the coding sequence ATGGATGTAGCAATCGTAAAATATAATGCCGGAAATATCTATTCCGTAGTCAACGCCATGAAGCGTTTAGGCATCGAACCTGTACTTACAGATGATGCAGAAATGCTCCAGAAGGCTGACCGCGTTCTCTTCCCAGGACAAGGTCAGGCAAGAGAAGCAATGGAATATCTGAAGGCTCATCAGCTTGATCAAGTAATCAAGAACTTGAAGCAACCCGTCCTGGGCATTTGTGTAGGACAGCAACTCTTGTGCCGCCATTCGGAAGAAGGTGATGTAGATTGCATCGGAATCTTTGATGTAGATGTAAAGCGATTCCAGCCTCAGAAACACGAAGACAAGGTGCCTGCTATGGGCTGGAATGAAATCTATGATTTGAAGACTGACCTTTATAAGGGGTTCGGAAACAGAATGGATTATGACTCAGACAAGTCTACCGCTGATGCGCTGCTTCATCCCTACTCCTATTTCGTACATAGTTATTATGTGCCACTCTGCGAGGAGACCATTGCCAAGGCAGAATACATTCTTCCTTATAGCGCATCGCTCCACAAAGATAATTTCTATACCTGCCAGTTCCATCCGGAAAAGAGCGGAAAAGTGGGAGAACAGATTTTAAAGAACTTTTTAGAGATAAAATAA
- a CDS encoding biotin/lipoyl-containing protein, whose protein sequence is MAKYEYKVKGVDYVVEIQDIEGNIANVTVNGIPFEVEMKQPVKSSKQKVKLTDGQNNISASSDAGSSSAASSDSASSSKQATPAAGKPVVAPLPGTINEIKVKVGDKVNTGDTVVVLEAMKMQNNIDAETSGTITSINVNKGDAVMEGDTLVTIA, encoded by the coding sequence ATGGCAAAGTACGAATATAAGGTTAAAGGCGTAGATTACGTCGTTGAAATACAGGATATTGAAGGCAATATCGCCAATGTAACCGTGAATGGAATTCCATTCGAAGTGGAAATGAAACAGCCGGTTAAGAGCAGTAAGCAGAAAGTAAAGTTAACTGATGGACAAAACAACATTTCTGCCAGTTCTGATGCAGGTTCAAGTTCTGCAGCAAGTTCTGATTCTGCTTCATCAAGCAAACAGGCAACTCCTGCTGCAGGCAAACCAGTTGTTGCCCCTCTGCCTGGTACTATCAACGAAATCAAGGTGAAAGTCGGTGACAAGGTGAACACAGGCGATACTGTTGTCGTTCTCGAAGCCATGAAGATGCAGAACAACATCGATGCAGAAACTTCAGGAACCATTACCAGCATCAACGTGAACAAGGGAGACGCAGTAATGGAAGGAGACACGCTTGTTACGATCGCGTAA
- a CDS encoding FHA domain-containing protein, translating into MKRVRCPKCDNFITFDETKYQAGQSLVFVCPNCNKQFGIRMGVSKLRETRKEEKLDENANEKGYGSIVVIENVFAYKQVIPLQLGDNIIGRYMKNSGINCPIETVDPSVDMNHCVINVSRDKKGKLKYVLRDGPSYTGTFVDNEILGDRERRVIEDGTLFTIGATSIILRTADSEEEN; encoded by the coding sequence ATGAAAAGAGTACGTTGTCCTAAATGCGATAATTTTATCACCTTCGATGAGACCAAGTATCAGGCAGGTCAGAGTCTCGTTTTCGTTTGTCCTAATTGCAATAAGCAGTTTGGCATCCGAATGGGAGTTTCCAAGCTCCGCGAAACTCGCAAGGAGGAAAAACTTGACGAGAATGCCAACGAGAAGGGATACGGTTCTATCGTTGTCATCGAGAACGTATTCGCTTACAAACAGGTCATCCCGCTGCAGTTAGGCGACAACATCATCGGCCGCTACATGAAGAACAGCGGAATCAACTGCCCTATCGAAACCGTAGACCCAAGCGTTGACATGAACCATTGCGTAATCAATGTTAGCCGCGACAAGAAAGGCAAATTGAAATACGTACTCCGTGATGGACCAAGTTATACAGGAACTTTCGTTGACAATGAAATTCTGGGCGACAGAGAACGCCGCGTTATCGAAGACGGAACCCTGTTCACCATCGGAGCAACTTCTATCATTCTCCGCACAGCAGACAGTGAAGAAGAAAACTAA